The Oceanicaulis alexandrii DSM 11625 genomic interval CATCTAAGCAGTACAGGACGCCTTGAGCGCGTCCCAAATCTGGAGGTTGATTATGGAAGAAGTTCTGATTCCGCTGGGCTTGTTCACGATGGTCGTGGCGATCGTGGCGCTGAATGTGATCGGGTCGGCATCACGGCGGAAAGCCGTGCTTGAGACGGTCCGCGAAGCGGTGCGCAGCGGTCAGCAATTGAGCCCCGAGACCATCAAGGCGCTGGGTGTTCAGGAAAAGCCGAAAGGCGGCGATCTGAAAGCCGGCGCGATCCTCATCGCTATTGCAGCCGCATTGATCGTGTTGGGAGTCGCGATCGGCACGGTTGAGGGCGACAATCAAGTTGTGACGATTATGGTCGCCGTTTCCGCCTTTCCTGGCTTTATCGGCGTGGTTCTGATGCTGTTCGGGCTGTTCTCGCGCAAGAAAGATCAGGACTGATCCGGTCTTGTCAGGGGGAGCTGTGGCATGACGCCCAGTGATGGCGAACTGATAGCGATGGTGATCGCGGGCAAGGACCAGAGGGCGTTCTCCTCTCTGGTCACCCGCTACCAGTCCGCTGTGCGCGCCGTGCTGATGCGATTATGCCGCAACGCCGCCCTGGCCGATGATCTGGCGCAGGAGACGTTCATCAAGGCCTATAACAAGATCTCCGCCTATTCAGGCGCAGGATCATTCAAGGCCTGGCTGTGCCGGATCGCCTACAACGAATTCCTGATGAGCGCGCGAAAGCGCAAGGCGATCGACAAGACGATGGAAAAGCTCAAGGCCCAACCCATGGAGACCCACCAGGCGCCTAGCGATGGCGGCGCGCGGGTGGATCTCGACCGGGCGCTCGCCACATTGGGTGAGGAAGAGCGGGTCTGTGTCGTACTATGTTATGCGTCAGGATTGTCGCATTCTGACGCAGCGGAGGTTACAGGCCTTCCGCTCGGCACGGTGAAGAGCCATGTCAATCGCGGCAAGGGCAAGTTGAAAGCCTGGTTCGAACGCAAGGAGGCGGCGGCATGACGGACGAACATGATCATCTGAACGACGACGCCTTTGATGCGGACCTGACGGCGATGTTCGCCGAGGTGGCGCCGCCGCAGGACGACCCGGTTTTTGTGGAGCATGTCGCCAAGCGTCTCGCCAATCCCGACCGGGTGCGCTTTCTGGCGCTGGGCGGCGCCGGGGCGACTGGCTCTGCGGTGGCGGGCAGCCAGCTGGAAAACCTTGTCTCGCTGGCGCCTGTGGATCAGGTCAATGGGGTGATGGGGCAGGCCTTGTCCTTTTTCGGTCCGGAAGCCCTGGTGACGGCCATCCTGGCTCTTGTAGCGCTGGGCTTCGCCTGGGTGCTGCCCGGCGTGCGCAGCTATATCTGATCCCTACACGATACAGTGACGCCAGCTGACTTGTGCGCCTGCGAAAGCGCGATAGTCTGCCGGGCTCTGATTGTTAGGGAGTCCCCTCCATGTCCGCTCAAACCCAGGCGCCGATCAAGCGGCTCACCCCGCCCGACATCCGCGCTCGCAAGGGCGGTGAGCCCATAGTCTCTCTGACGGCTTATGACGCGCCGATGGCCGCTGTAATGGATCCGCACACAGATCTGATTCTGGTGGGCGATTCGGTGGGCATGGTGGTGCATGGCCTGCCCAACACCATCTCCGTGACGCTGGAGATGATGATCCTGCACGGTCAGGCGGTGATGCGCGGCTCCAAGCAGGCGTTGGTGGTCGTGGACATGCCGTTTGGCAGCTATGAGCAATCCAAAGAGCAGGCCTTCGCTAATTGCGTGCGCGTGTTGCAGGAGACCGGCGCTGGCGCGGTGAAGCTCGAGACCAGCGTGCAGATGGCGGACACGGTGCGCTATCTGGTGGATCGCGCCGTTCCGGTGGTGGCTCATGTGGGGTTGCGGCCCCAGGCGGCGCTGGCGGATGGCGGCTTCAAGGCCAAGGGCCGCGATGACGACAGCCGCGCCAAAGTGCTGGCCGAAGCGCGCGCCATGGACGAGGCGGGCGCTTTCACCATTGTGGTGGAAGGCGTGGCCGAAGACCTGGCGCGTGAAGTGACGCAGATGGTGTCAGTGCCCACAATTGGCATTGGCGCGTCATCGGCGTGCGATGGTCAGGTGCTGGTGATGCAGGACATGCTGGGCCTGTTCGATTGGACGCCGAAATTTGTCAAAAAATACGGCAACTTACGTGAATTATCCGAGGCGGCGTTCAAGGCCTACGCCAGCGAAGTTCGTTCGCGCGCCTTTCCGGGCCCCGATCATGTCTACAGCGCCAAGAAGCGCTGATACCGCAAGCGCGTATTGCCCGTCGCGATGCACGCGGCTAGGGTCCGCCGCACAGAGATTTGAAACAAGTGGAGCGCCCCGGTGGTCGACGTTTTCGACGAAGTTGAAGAAGAGCTGCGCCAGGAACGGTACAAAGCCCTTCTCAAGCAATGGGGCCCGTGGGTTGGCGGCGGTGTCGCTGCGATCGTGCTGGGCGTGGGGGCGTATCAATTCATTGAATGGTCCACCAAGCAGCGCGCCGACAGCGCCTCAGACGCCTTCCAGGCGGCGGCCGAGCTGTATGAAGCCGGCAACGTCATGCAGGCCGACAGCCAGTTCCAGGCGCTTACCGAGTCTGCGCCGCGCGGATATGAAACCCTGGCGCTGATGCGTCGCGGCGACATTGCCCTGTCCCAGGGCAATCGCGATGATGCGGCGCGCCTGTTCGCTCGGGCTGCTGAACTCAGCCCCGAGCCGATGATCCGGGATCTGGCCCGGTATCAGGCGGCGCTCGCCCAGTTTGACGCGCTGTCCTATGACGATCTCGCCAACCGGCTCGAACCGCTGACCGAAGGCGCAGCACCTGTCGGGCTGCTGGCGCGTGAGCTGATGGCCGCTGCGGCCTTGCGCGACGAACGCTGGGACGAAGCGCGTCAGCGTTATCAATTGCTGTCGATCGCGCTCGATATGCCTGAGGGGATGAGCCAGCGCGTGGTGGAGGCGCAGTCCTATCTCAATCAACGCGCCCCCGTAGCGGCGCCGGTTGAGATGACCGCGCAGCCCGCAGTCGAGCCTGCTGCGGACACTCAGGAGCCGGCGCAAGCGCCAGCTGAGACTGCGGGTCAGACCGCCGAGCAAGAGGAGGACGGGCAGTGACCCTGTCTCGCACCCTGCCGCTTTACGCCCTGATGGCCGCCAGCCTTGTGCTGACGGGCTGCGGCGCCGGCGAACGTCTGAGCAATCTGAACCCGTTTCAGGACGAAGAGACCGATGATCCCAACGCGCCGCCCGCCGCCGAACGCCGGTCTGTGCTGGAGCTGGGCGATACGTTGCGCGTGGATGAGGCGGGCGTCGTCTCCTTGCCGCGGGCTTATGTGAATACGGCCTGGCCGCAAGCGGACGGCTATCCGACCCACGCCATGCAGCACACCCAGGCCAGCGGCGATCTCAACATCGTCTGGCGCTCTCGCATCGGCGACGGCTCCAGCCGCAATGCGCGCATCAACGCCCGCCCTGTGGTGTCTGACGGCGTGACCTATGTCATCGACGCTGGCGGTCGCATCTCGGCGCTGAACCTGTCTGACGGGGAAGAGATCTGGCGCACGCGCCTGGACGATCCCAGCCTGCATGAAGCGGAAGGCGACGGCTTCCTGCCTTTCTTCCGGGGCGGCGATCAGGTTCTGACCTTTGGCGGTGGTCTGTCTTTTGACAGCGGCCGCATCTACGCCCATTCGGGCGGCGGCTTCTTTGTGGCGCTGGACGCCGCAACGGGCGACGAAATCTGGCGCGCCCATTCGCTGACCCCGTTCCATTCCTCGCCCACCGTGGCCGACGGCCGGGTGTTCGTGTCCACCGATGATAACGAATTGCTGGCGCTGGATGCGAATACGGGCGACGTGTTGTGGACCCACCGCTCCATCGCCGAGACGGCTCGCATCCTGACCTCGCCGAGCCCGGCTGTGCTGGGTGAAGTGGTCATCGCGCCGTATTCCTCTGGCGAGCTTGTGGCCCTTCGCGCGCAGAACGGCACCGTGCTGTGGTCAGATTCCCTGACCCGCGCAGGTGGTCTGACCCCGCTCTCCACCATCAACGACATCGCCGCCAGCCCCGTCATTCTGGGCGATGCGGTCTACGCCATGAGCCATTCAGGATCGATGGCGGCGTTTGACATTCGCAGCGGTGAGCGCATCTGGGAGCAGCCGGCGGGCGGCCTGAATGCGCCGACCATCGCAGGCGACTTCCTGTTCCTGACCACGGTGAATGCCGAGCTGGTCGCGATTGAGCGCAATACCGGCGCTGTGCGCTGGCTGACCCAGCTGCAGCAGTTCCGCAATGAGCGCAAACGCAAGCACCGCGTCTCCTGGGCGGGGCCGATTTTGGCAGGGAACCGCCTTGTGGTGGCGTCCTCGGAGGGCCATTTACGGATCTATGACCCGGCGACGGGCGCGCAGATGGGTGATCGCGATCTGGGAGATTCGGTTTACATTGCGCCTGTGATCGCAGATGAAACGGTGCTCGTGCTGACCGATGAAGGCCGCCTGATCGCTTTACGCTGATTTCAGGGGGCTCTGGAGCCATTCTTTGAAATCGACCCTGCCTGCTCTCGCCATTGTGGGACGGCCCAATGTGGGCAAGTCCACGCTGTTTAATCGTCTCGCCGGCAAGCCGCTAGCGATCGTGGACGACCGTCCGGGCGTGACGCGCGACCGGCGCGAAGCCCGTGGCCGTATCGGCGACCTTGAACTGCGTCTGGTGGACACCGCCGGCTATGAAGACAACAAGGCCGGAATCGAGGCGCGCATGCGCGCCCAGACCGAAGCCGCCCTTGATGAAGCCGATGTCTGCATCTTCCTGATCGACGGGCGTGAAGGCGTCACGGCGATGGATGAGCGCTTCGCCGATATTCTGCGCCGCCATCACATCCCCGTCATTCTCGCCGTCAACAAGTGCGAAGGCTCCAAGGGCGAATACGGCGCCATGGAAGCGTGGAAGCTGGGTATGGACGAGCCTGTCCCCATTTCCGCTGCGCATGGCGAGGGCATGGGGGATCTGTATTCGCGGCTGACCGGCGCGCTCAAGCAAGTTCGCGCGCGCATCCGGTCGGAACTGGAAGCGCAGGGCCTGACCGGAGAGGAAGATGAAGAGGGCGCGCCCTTGCGCCTAGCCGTCGCCGGCCGACCGAATGTGGGCAAATCCACGCTCATCAACGCGCTGATCGGCGAAGACCGTCTGATCACCGGGCCCGAAGCCGGACTGACCCGGGACGCCATCGCCGTCCAGTGGGAATGGGATGGCCGCCGCGTGCGTCTGCATGATACGGCGGGCTTGCGAAAACGCGGCAAGGTGGATGACCGGCTGGAGCGGATGAGCGCGGCGGATACGCTGCGCGCCATCAAATTCGCCGAGATCGTCTTGCTGCTGGTGGACGCCGAACGCCCGTTCGAGAAACAGGACCTGACCATCGCCGACAAGGTGGTGACCGAGGGCCGGGGCCTGATCGTCTTGATCACCAAATGGGATCTGATTGAGGACAAACAGGCCAAGCTGGTTGAGTTGCGTGAAGAGTTCGAACGTCTTTTGCCGCAGATCAAGGGCGCGCCGCTGATCCCGATCTCCTCGATTTCAGGCCGCGGGCTCGACAAGATCATGCCGGCCGTTTCCGAGCTGCACAAGAACTGGGACGTGAAGGTGAAAACCCGCGATCTCAATGACTGGCTCGCCGAAATGGTCCAGCGTCACCCGCCGCCCGCCGTGGACGGCCGCCGGGTCAAACCGCGTTATCTGAGCCAGACCAAGGCGCGACCGCCGACCTTCGTTCTGATGGCCAGCCGGGCGTCGCAATTGCCTGACAGCTATAAACGCTATCTGATGAATGGTCTGCGAGAGGCGTTTGACCTGCCGGGCGTGCCGATCCGCCTGATCGTGAAGGGGCAGAAAAACCCCTACGCCAAGGACAAATAAAAAAGGCGGCCCGCGGGCCGCCTTTTTCGTGTTTGTGACAAAGCGTGCGAGGCCTAGCCTTGCGCGCTGACAATCTCGCCATTGCGGGTTTCGCTCGGCAGGCACAGCTCGACGACTTTCGGCGCGATCTCTTCAGGTGTCGGCAGGGTTTCGGGGTCTTCGCCGGGCGCCGCCTTGGCGCGCATGCGGGTCCGCGTCGCGCCGGGATTGAGCAGGTTTGCGCGCAGCGGCGTATCAATCAGCTCTTCCGCCCAGGACTGAACCAGATTGTCGAGCCCGGCCTTGGACGCGCCATAGGCGGCCCAATAGGCCTTGGCGCGGCTGCTGCCGACGCCGGAGGTCATGAAGACGGCCCGGCCTGCGTCAGAGGCTTTCAGAAGCCCCTCAAAGGCGCGGATCATGCGCGCCGGGGCGATCAGATTGGTCGCCAGAACCTCGTTCCACACCTTGGAGGGAATTTGCGCGGCGGGCGTCAACGTGCCCAGAACGCCGGCGTTCGCCACCATGATGTCGAGTTTTTTCCAGCGGCCCGCCACAGCTTCGGCCAGCTTTTCGATGCCGTCAGCCGAGTTCAGATCAAGCGGGACCAGGGTGGCCTTGCCGCCCATCGCCTTGATCGCGTCGTCAAGCTCTTCCAGGCCAGCCTGGGTGCGGGCGGTGGCGATGATTTCGGCGCCAGCCTCAGCCAGTTTCAGGGCAATGGCGTAGCCCAGCCCGCGCGAAGCGCCGGTCACCAGCGCCACGCGGCCTGCAAGCGGTTTTGTATCGGTCATGCGTCAACCAGAAGCGAGAGTTGTTCATCCTTGGAAGACGCAGCGCGATCGTGGTCCACAAGGCGAGTGGGGTAATCCCCGGTGAAATAATGGTCGGCGAGCTGGGGGCTTTCGGGATTGCGGGCTTCGCCGTGAATGGCCCAGTAGAGCCCTTCCACGGAGAGGAAGCCCAGCGAGTCGCATTCCAGCATCTCGATCATCTTGTCGGGCTCATGGCTGGCGGCCATCAGCTCTTCGCGCATCGGCATGTCGATGCCGTAAAAATCGGGATGGGTGATCGGCGGGCAGGCGGAGCGGAAATGCACTTCCGTCGCGCCGGCCTCGCGCACCATGCGTACGATCTTTTTCGACGTGGTGCCGCGCACGATGGAGTCGTCGACCAGCAGGACGCGCTTGCCGCGCAGCACCGAGACATTGGCCGAGTGCTTGCGCCGCACGCCCAGATCGCGCTTGGCCTGGGTGGGCTGAATGAAGGTCCGGCCGGCGAAGTGCGCGCGGATGATCCCCAGGTCAAACGGTCGGCCGATCTCTTCTGAGAAGCCCAAAGCCGCAGCCATGCCGGAATCGGGCACCGGCACCACCACATCAATGTCAGCCGGGCATTCCTGGGCGAGGCGAATGCCCATGCGCTTGCGCGCCTCGTAAACGGAAATGCCGTCGATCACTGAGTCCGGGCGCGCAAAATAGATGTATTCGAACGCACAGGTTTTCGCGGGGCGGGCCGGGGCGTAGCGTCGGGTCTCGAGTCCGTCGTCAGAGACAATCACCACTTCGCCCGGTTCAATGTCGCGAATATAGCGCGCGCCGATCATGTCCAGCGCGCAGGTCTCGGACGCGAAGATCGTCGCGCCGTCCAGCACGCCCATCACCAGCGGGCGAATGCCCAGCGGGTCACGCGCGCCGATCAGCAGATCATTGGTCATCGCCACCAGGGCGAAGGCGCCTTCGATCTGGGTGAAGGCGGAAATCAGACGCTCAACGGAGTCAGGCTGTTTGGACCGCGCGGCGAGCTGCAGGATCACTTCGGAATCCGAGGTGGACTGGAAGATGGCGCCGCCGGCGACCAGCTCTTCACGCAGCTTGCGGGCGTTGGTCAGATTGCCGTTGTGCGCCAGCGCGATGCCGCCGCCGCGCACATCGGCATAGAGCGGCTGCACATTGCGCATGCCCGACCCGCCGGAGGTGGAATAGCGCACATGGCCGATCGCCATGTCGCCCGTCAGGCGCTCGAGCCGCTTGGGTTCGGTGAAGTGCTCGCCTACCAGCCCCAGATGGCGCTCGGTGGTGAAGCGGCCTTTTTCACGGTCATAGCTGGTGATGCCGCAGGCCTCTTGCCCGCGATGCTGCAGGGCGTGAAGGCCGAAGGCGGCCAGGACCGACGCATCGGCCACGCGACGCACGCCGAACACGCCGCATTCTTCCTGCGGCCGGTCGGTGGCGGGATCATAGGTCAGGCTGGGAAAGCTCATCCGTCCTCGTCCTCGTTTGTGCGCTCGATAAGCCGACCGATCGGGTCTTCGTCAACGCTCTGTTGCGGTTGATCTGCAGCCTTCTTGGCGTTGACCCAGCTGGATTCAGGGGCAAGCGACTGCAAAAGATTGGCGCTGGCCTCGGCCAGCGGATAGACGCGAGAGCCCGTCAGCCAGTTGGGCGTGGCGCCGGGCAGGGTGTTCTTGAACACCAGAACCAGAAGGCCCAGCAGCACCAGGCCGCGCGCCAGACCGAAAACAAACCCCAAAGCCCGGTCCAGAACAGGGACGTCCTCGCCCTGTTTGACGTTATGGGTCAACGGTCCGGTGACAAAACTGACCGCCAGATAGACCAGCAAGAACACGATGCCCATTGAAATCAGGTTGGCGAAGAGCGCCGATCCGATCACAGATTGGGTCAACGGCGCGAAGACAGGCCGGGTCCAGAGCGCGGCGAGGGCGGCGGCCACAAGGGCGGTCACGGTCAAGGCTTCACGCACAAAGCCGCGCATCAGCGCCATGATCCCGGATGCAAACAGGATGACGAGGGCGAAGAGATCAAATCCGGCGAGTGCTGCGTTCATCTTGTCCCTTTCCTGCCTCTGTTGCGCGCCTTAAACGGCGTCTTGGCCCAATCGGCGCACGAGCGCCTGAACAGTGGAGACGCTGTCCACCTGCACGCCTGCGCCTTCAACGCCTTCTGGGGCGAGGGCGCGGTTGAACCCCAGTTTTGCGGCTTCTTTCAGGCGCGCATCCGCGCGGCCGACCGGGCGCACATCGCCAGACAGGGAAATCTCGCCAAACGCCACGCCCTCGGCGGGCAGGGGAGTATCCAGGAACGAAGAGATCAAGGCTGCAGCCACCGCCAAATCTGCGGCGGGTTCGTTGATCTTCAACCCGCCTGCGACGTTCAAATAAACGTCACGCCCGCCGAATCCAAGGCCGCATCTCGCCTCAAGCACCGCCAGCACCATAGCCAGGCGACCTGAATCCCAGCCCACAACCGCACGTCGCGGCGTGCCGAACGCGGCGGGCGCTACAAGCGCCTGAATTTCCGTCAGAACCGGGCGCGTGCCTTCCATGCCGGCGAAAACGGCCGCGCCGGAAGCGGCTTCACCGCGTCCATCCAGAAAAAGTGCGGACGGGTTCGCCACTTCCTGCAAACCGGCGTCGACCATTTCGAACACGCCGATTTCATCGGTCGGGCCGAAGCGGTTCTTCACCGCGCGCAGGATGCGGAACTGGTGGCTGCGCTCGCCTTCAAAATACAACACCGCGTCCACCATATGCTCGACCACGCGCGGGCCAGCGATCTGGCCGTCCTTGGTGACGTGACCGACCAGAATGATGATGGTGTTCTTCTTCTTGGCGAACCGGACCAGCTCCTGCGCGCAGGCGCGCACCTGGGCGACCGTGCCTGGCGCCGCCGCCAATTGATCCGACCACAGGGTCTGCACCGAATCGATGACGGCGATGTCGGGCGTTTCTTTTTTCAGCCCGTCGAGAATGACCTCAAGACTGGTCTCCGCAGCCAGCGCCACTGGCGTGTCGGCGAGGCCGAGCCGCCGGGCGCGACGGCGCACCTGATCGGCGGCTTCCTCTCCAGAGATGTAAACCGCTTTCGCGCCCGCCTTGGCCAGAAGCGCGACCGCCTGCAGCAGCAGCGTGGATTTGCCGATCCCCGGATCGCCGCCCACCAGCACGGCCGAGCCGGGCACCAGCCCGCCGCCGGCGACGCGGTCAAGCTCGCGCAATCCGGTTTCAAAGCGCTTGGGGTCTTCGGTGGCGCTGCCCAGATCCACCAGCTCCAGCCGCGAGCGGCGGGTGGAGCGGCTGGGCGCCTTGGCGCCGGAGCCCAGAGGCGCGCTGGCGCCGCTTTCCTCCACCAGCGTGTTCCAGGACCCGCAGGCATCACACCGTCCCGCCCATTTGGCGTGCACGCCGCCACAGGACTGGCAGACATAGACGGTGTCGGAACGGGCCATGCGGGCTCCTTACAGAAGGCGAGGGCGAACTATAGCCTAAACGCGGCGATTCGGCTGGCGCCGGAACAGGCGCAGACGATCACTCTTCCGAGCTTTCGCCGCGCACGAAGCGGCACACCTCGTCATTGGCGCAGCTTTCCACGCCCTCAAGCGCGCCGCGCCACAGGATCTGGCCGTCTTTGACCATGGCCACATCATCGGCGATATGGCGCATCGAGGTCATGTCGTGGGTGATCGAGACCGCCGTGGCGCCGAGATTTTTCACCTGACGCACGATCAGCTTGTTGATGACGTCCGCGGTCACGGGATCAAGGCCTGTGGTGGGTTCGTCAAAGAACAGGATTTTCGGCCGGGCGACGATGGCGCGGGCCAGCGCGGCGCGTTTCAGCATGCCGCCGGACAGCGAGCCGGGGCGCTGGTCAGCCACATGGGCGTCCAGATCCACCTGTTCCAGCGCCTCGATGGCGCGGGTGCGCGCTTCATCGGCGTTCACATGCTCGGCGTGCAGCAGACGGAAGGCGACGTTCTTCCAGATCGGCAGGGAATCAAACAGGGCGCCGGACTGAAACAACATGCCGATCTGGGCGACGCCGGGATCATCTTCATGGCCGGCGCGCACGGCGACGCCGTCGATCTCGACCGTGCCGGACTGCGGCCGGATCAGCCCCAGGGCCGTCTTGATGGTGACGGACTTGCCTGTGCCAGAGCCGCCGATGATCACCAGCGAGCGGCCTTCATGGGCTTGGAGGTTGAGGTCCTTGAGCACCGGCTTGCGGCCGTCAAAGCCCACCGTGATGTTCTTCCAGGCGATTTTAACGCGCTCGGTCATGACGATCACACAAACAGGGAGGTGAGCAGATAATTGGCGGCGAAGATCAGCACCGCCGCGGCGACGACGGCGTTGGTGGCGGCCCGGCCCACCCCTTGGGCGCCGCCCTGGGCGTAATAGCCGTGATAGCACCCCATCAAGGTGAGGATGAAGCCGAACACCGCGGCCTTGATCAGGCCGGAGATGATGTCCCAGTTCTCCAGGAAGTCCCAGGTGTTGCGCACATAGATGGTCGGGTTGAAATCAAGCGAGTGCACGCTGACCAGATAGCCGCCGTAAATGCCGATGATGTCGGCCGTTGCGACCAAGATGGGCAGCACCAGAACGCCCGCCAGCACCCGCGGCGCGATCAGATAGCGCATGGGGTCTGTGGCCAGGGTATGCAGCGCGTCGATCTGTTCGGTGGCGCGCATGGCGCCGATTTCAGCCGCGATGCCCGATGACACCCGGCCCGCCAGCATCAAGGAGGCGATGACCGGGCCCAGCTCGCGCACAATGCCCATGGCGACGATGTTCGGCACGAAGCTTTCCGCGTTAAAGCGCGTGCCGCCGGTATAGATGTTGAGCGCCAGCGCCGCGCCTGTGAACAGCGCCGTCAGTCCGACCACCGGCAGGGAGAGAAAGCCGATCTTGATGATCTGCTGGACCAGCTGACCGCCGAAATAGGGGGGACGGACCATGGCCGCCAGCGCATGACCGGCGAACAGGGCGACAGCGCCCGCCGAGCGCAATAGCGCGAGCAGGCCGGCTCCGATGGCGCGTAACGGGTTCATGGCGCTCCCTTGTAAATGCGCTCGGCCCGGGCGCCGAGCCCGGTCAGGATTTCATAGGGCAAGGTGCCGTCCAGCGCCGCCGCCTGATACAGGTCCGGTCCGAAAAATTCAGGCACGGCGCCCTGGGCGATGTCGTGTTCCAGACCGGTGACGTCGATCATGGTCAGATCCATGCTGAGTTTTCCAACGATAGGCGCGCGCAATCCATTGATGCGGGCGCATCCTGACCCCCACAGCGCGCGGGGCAAGCCATCGGCGTAGCCTGCGGCCACAGTCGCGATCAGGCGTGGCGAATGCGCCACATAGGTTGCGCCATAACCGACCGTGTCGCCGGCGTCGATTTCGCGCAATTGCAGGATCGGCGCTTGAAGGGTCATGGCAGGCTCAAATGGATTGTCAGCGTTCAGGTCAGCCGTCGCGCCATAAAGCCCGATGCCGGGCCGGGTCAGATCGAAATGATAGCGTTCGTCCAGCAGGACGCCGCCGGTATTGGCCAGGCTCAACCGGGTTTCAGGCAGGGCGTTGGTCAGCGCCGTAAAGCGCTCCAGCTGGCGAATGTTCTGGGCTGACGCCGTCTCTTCAGAACAGGCGAGATGGCTCATCACCATGGAGACGTCGAGCGCCTGCAACGCCGTCAGCAAGCCGCTGATATCGCCTGCGCCATAGCCAAGCCGCGCCATCCCGGTGTCGATATGGACCGCACACGGCCCCACTGGGTCGGCGCGAAATTGCGCGGTCTCGCCCGGCTGGTTCAGCACAGCGCCCAGTCGGTGTTTGGCGTAGAGCGGACGGTCTTTGGCGCGATAGCCAGAAAACACCCAGATGTCCGGCGTAGCGTCGCCCAGGGCTTCACGCACTTCGACGCCTTCTTCCACAGTGGCGACGAAGAAGGTCCGCGCGCCCTCTTTCATCAGCCGCCGCGCCACAGGCCCGGCGCCCAGCCCATAGGCGTTCGCCTTGACCACGGCGCTGGTCTCAGCGTTCGGGCTGAGCTTTTGCAAGACTTTGAAATTGCGCGACACCGCGTCCAGATCAACGATCAGGCGCGCGCGGGTATTGTCAGCAGAAGGCGTAGCGAGAACAGACATCTGACGCTCTATGTGGCTGCGCTCGCGCCTGGGAGCAAGCGTTAGGGCGCAGCGCCGCGCCCTTACTCGTGATCCTGACGGCCAGAGTAATCGAGATCGGAGAATTTCGTACGATCTGGATCGAACGCCACTTTCACCGAACCGATCGGGCCGTGACGCTGTTTGCCGATGATGACGTCCGCCTGGTTGCGGATCTCGCGCATCTCGTCTTCCCATGCCAGATGCTGCTCTGTGCCTTCCTTGGGCTCCAGGCGTTCGAGATAATAGCTCTCGCGATACACAAACAGCACCACGTCGGCGTCCTGCTCGATCGAGCCCGATTCACGAAGGTCGGACAGCTGGGGCTTCTTGTCTTCGCGCTGCTCCACCTGACGGCTCAGCTGGGACAGGGCGATCACGGGCACGGACAGTTCCTTCGCCAGCGCTTTCAAAGCCTGGGTGACTTCGGAGATTTCCTGCACCCGGTTCTCGCCCGAGCTTTTCGAACCCGTGACCAGCTGCAGGTAGTCCACCACCACCATATCAAGCCCGATGGTGCGCTTCAGGCGCCGGCACCGCGCCATCAGCGAGCCGATGGGCAGGCCGCCCGTGTCGTCGATGTAGAGCGGGATGCCGGCGATCTCGTGCACGCCGTCGCGAATGTCTTCAAACTGGGCGGCGTCGATCTTGCCCTGACGGATCAGATAGCCGGAAATGCCGGTGTAGTCCGCCACCAGACGGGTGGCGAGCTGATCAGACGACATCTCCAGCGAGAAGA includes:
- the purF gene encoding amidophosphoribosyltransferase — protein: MSFPSLTYDPATDRPQEECGVFGVRRVADASVLAAFGLHALQHRGQEACGITSYDREKGRFTTERHLGLVGEHFTEPKRLERLTGDMAIGHVRYSTSGGSGMRNVQPLYADVRGGGIALAHNGNLTNARKLREELVAGGAIFQSTSDSEVILQLAARSKQPDSVERLISAFTQIEGAFALVAMTNDLLIGARDPLGIRPLVMGVLDGATIFASETCALDMIGARYIRDIEPGEVVIVSDDGLETRRYAPARPAKTCAFEYIYFARPDSVIDGISVYEARKRMGIRLAQECPADIDVVVPVPDSGMAAALGFSEEIGRPFDLGIIRAHFAGRTFIQPTQAKRDLGVRRKHSANVSVLRGKRVLLVDDSIVRGTTSKKIVRMVREAGATEVHFRSACPPITHPDFYGIDMPMREELMAASHEPDKMIEMLECDSLGFLSVEGLYWAIHGEARNPESPQLADHYFTGDYPTRLVDHDRAASSKDEQLSLLVDA
- a CDS encoding CvpA family protein → MNAALAGFDLFALVILFASGIMALMRGFVREALTVTALVAAALAALWTRPVFAPLTQSVIGSALFANLISMGIVFLLVYLAVSFVTGPLTHNVKQGEDVPVLDRALGFVFGLARGLVLLGLLVLVFKNTLPGATPNWLTGSRVYPLAEASANLLQSLAPESSWVNAKKAADQPQQSVDEDPIGRLIERTNEDEDG
- the radA gene encoding DNA repair protein RadA; this encodes MARSDTVYVCQSCGGVHAKWAGRCDACGSWNTLVEESGASAPLGSGAKAPSRSTRRSRLELVDLGSATEDPKRFETGLRELDRVAGGGLVPGSAVLVGGDPGIGKSTLLLQAVALLAKAGAKAVYISGEEAADQVRRRARRLGLADTPVALAAETSLEVILDGLKKETPDIAVIDSVQTLWSDQLAAAPGTVAQVRACAQELVRFAKKKNTIIILVGHVTKDGQIAGPRVVEHMVDAVLYFEGERSHQFRILRAVKNRFGPTDEIGVFEMVDAGLQEVANPSALFLDGRGEAASGAAVFAGMEGTRPVLTEIQALVAPAAFGTPRRAVVGWDSGRLAMVLAVLEARCGLGFGGRDVYLNVAGGLKINEPAADLAVAAALISSFLDTPLPAEGVAFGEISLSGDVRPVGRADARLKEAAKLGFNRALAPEGVEGAGVQVDSVSTVQALVRRLGQDAV
- a CDS encoding ABC transporter ATP-binding protein; this translates as MTERVKIAWKNITVGFDGRKPVLKDLNLQAHEGRSLVIIGGSGTGKSVTIKTALGLIRPQSGTVEIDGVAVRAGHEDDPGVAQIGMLFQSGALFDSLPIWKNVAFRLLHAEHVNADEARTRAIEALEQVDLDAHVADQRPGSLSGGMLKRAALARAIVARPKILFFDEPTTGLDPVTADVINKLIVRQVKNLGATAVSITHDMTSMRHIADDVAMVKDGQILWRGALEGVESCANDEVCRFVRGESSEE
- a CDS encoding MlaE family ABC transporter permease; this encodes MNPLRAIGAGLLALLRSAGAVALFAGHALAAMVRPPYFGGQLVQQIIKIGFLSLPVVGLTALFTGAALALNIYTGGTRFNAESFVPNIVAMGIVRELGPVIASLMLAGRVSSGIAAEIGAMRATEQIDALHTLATDPMRYLIAPRVLAGVLVLPILVATADIIGIYGGYLVSVHSLDFNPTIYVRNTWDFLENWDIISGLIKAAVFGFILTLMGCYHGYYAQGGAQGVGRAATNAVVAAAVLIFAANYLLTSLFV
- the alr gene encoding alanine racemase; translation: MSVLATPSADNTRARLIVDLDAVSRNFKVLQKLSPNAETSAVVKANAYGLGAGPVARRLMKEGARTFFVATVEEGVEVREALGDATPDIWVFSGYRAKDRPLYAKHRLGAVLNQPGETAQFRADPVGPCAVHIDTGMARLGYGAGDISGLLTALQALDVSMVMSHLACSEETASAQNIRQLERFTALTNALPETRLSLANTGGVLLDERYHFDLTRPGIGLYGATADLNADNPFEPAMTLQAPILQLREIDAGDTVGYGATYVAHSPRLIATVAAGYADGLPRALWGSGCARINGLRAPIVGKLSMDLTMIDVTGLEHDIAQGAVPEFFGPDLYQAAALDGTLPYEILTGLGARAERIYKGAP